A region from the Serinus canaria isolate serCan28SL12 chromosome 10, serCan2020, whole genome shotgun sequence genome encodes:
- the LOC103816003 gene encoding tropomodulin-3 has product MTLPFRKDLDKYKDLDEDEILGKLSEEELKQLETVLDDLDPENALLPAGFRQKDQTAKKASAPFDRERLLAYLEKQALEYKDREDYVPFTREKKGKIFIPKQKPVQSFTEEKFSLDPELEEALTSATDTELGDLAAILGMSNLITNNQFCDVVGSSNGIDKDSFSNIVKGEKMLPVFDEPPNPTNVEETLQRIKDNDSRLVEVNLNNIKNIPIPTLKEFAKALETNTHVKNFSLAATRSNDPVAVALADMLRVNTKLKSLNIESNFITGVGILALVDALKDNETLTEIKIDNQRQQLGTAAEVEIAKMLEENNKIIKFGYHFTQQGPRARAAAAITKNNDLVRKRRVEGDN; this is encoded by the exons ATGACACTACCATTTCGAAAGGACTTGGACAAGTACAAAGATCTTGATGAGGATGAAATTCTTGGCAAACTTTCGGAAGAAGAACTGAAACAACTGGAAACTGTTTTGGATGATCTTGACCCCGAG AACGcgctgctgcctgcaggcttCCGGCAGAAGGACCAGACTGCCAAGAAGGCCTCGGCTCCCTTCGACAGGGAAAGGCTCCTGGCATACCTGGAGAAGCAGGCACTGGAGTACAAGGACAGGGAAGACTATGTGCCTTTTACTAGGGAAAAGAAAG ggaaaatatttattcccAAGCAAAAGCCTGTACAGtctttcacagaagaaaaattctctcttgatccagagctggaggaagcCTTGACCAGTGCCACAGACACAGAATTGGGTGACCTCGCAG caaTACTGGGAATGTCCAACTTGATAACAAACAATCAGTTCTGTGATGTAGTGGGAAGCAGTAATGGGATTGACAAAGACAGCTTCTCAA ATATAgtaaaaggtgaaaaaatgtTGCCTGTTTTTGATGAACCACCAAATCCCACAAACGTGGAGGAAACACTGCAAAGGATTAAAGATAATGATTCTCGTCTGGTTGAAGTTAATCTAAATAACATTAAG AACATACCAATTCCTACGCTGAAAGAATTTGCAAAAGCCTTAGAAACCAACACACATGTGAAGAATTtcagcctggcagccacccGAAGCAATGATCCTGTTGCTGTT GCTCTTGCAGATATGCTGAGagtaaacacaaaattaaaaagtttgAACATAGAATCAAACTTCATCACTGGAGTTGGAATTCTGGCATTGGTTGATGCACTGAAAGACAATGAAACGTTGACAGAGATAAAAATTGATAATCAG aggcagcagctgggcacagctgcagaagtAGAAATTGCCAAGATGCTTGAAGAAAACAATAAGATTATCAAATTTGGATACCATTTCACACAACAGGGACCTcgagccagggcagctgcagctaTCACAAAAAACAATGATTTGG